CGCTCGCTGCAGGAGTGGGTCTGTTTCGTCACATTCTTCTGCAACGTCTTTGACTACCTCAAAGTAAGATGGACCCCTGTTCAGTTGGTGTAATAATCCTTAGTTTTTCAGTGTTGCATAGCTCTGGAATCTTCGATGCAAAATAAGACACCTGTCTTTGCGCAGGTGAACAACACTCCCATGGAGGCTCTGGTTCATCCCGTCTACGACTGTCTGATGAGGATGGCACAACCTGAGGCGCTGCTGaatgaggaggaggtgaagacgtCTTGATAGTTTCTAAACATTAGAGTCAACTCGTGGTCTGGTCGTGTTCCAGGTGGACTGCTTGGTGCTGCAGCTGCATCGCATCGGCGAGCAGCTGGAGAAGATGAACAGCCAGCGCATGGACGAGCTCTTCTTCTTGCTCCGAGATGGCTTCCTGCTGCAGGAGGGGCTCTCGTCCATGGCTCGCCTCCTCCTGCTGGAGATCCTGGAGTTCAGGGCTGGAGGGTGGCTGCTGAGCGGCACCGCCCAGAAGTACTACTACAGCGAAATAGCCGACTAAGACTCTGTTTTACTGACTCTCGATGCCTCCGCTCAGCCAgcagtgatttattttatcCGTTAAAAACTGGAGGTTGATTTTATAGGACACCCTGGATGTGATTCGTGCAATAGGACGTTAATGTTTCTCCACATCCAGgtactttttgttttgagttgagTTTTAGTCTTCCGGGCATTCTGATTTAAGAGTTTCACTGAATCCGACAAGCTTACTAGAGTGTCACCAGAACTGTTCTGTGGAGGATTTTAAAAAGTCTGACCTCATAAGCAAGACTTTGTTCGGGATGTTGCCTCTAGTTCAGAAGGCAGGTttgattattgttttttatgagGAGTTTTTATTTATGAAGATGGATGTTGTTTTACTGAAAATAGGTTGGATATATTTCAAGTGTTCTATCAGCCTCAGTGGTGCTGGGAGTATAAGATCCTCGTGGTTATTTGGATTCTTTACTGTTACTTGTGAAGATTTAAGCAACACCAGCGTCAATAAAGATACAAGAGTTTGTGGAGTAGAGCGTAGAGAGAGTAGAGTTTACACTGGTTGTCCTGGAAACGACGCAGCATA
The genomic region above belongs to Synchiropus splendidus isolate RoL2022-P1 chromosome 19, RoL_Sspl_1.0, whole genome shotgun sequence and contains:
- the mif4gdb gene encoding MIF4G domain-containing protein B isoform X2 — its product is MENSKEDYKIQSFDQDTQMLLKTALKDPSAVNLEKVCNIIVDQSLKDQVFSKEAGRMCYTIVQAEAKQNSGNVFRRNLLNRLQQEFKEREETRTRSLQEWVCFVTFFCNVFDYLKVNNTPMEALVHPVYDCLMRMAQPEALLNEEEVDCLVLQLHRIGEQLEKMNSQRMDELFFLLRDGFLLQEGLSSMARLLLLEILEFRAGGWLLSGTAQKYYYSEIAD
- the mif4gdb gene encoding MIF4G domain-containing protein B isoform X1, with translation MENSKEDYKIQSFDQDTQMLLKTALKGWLAVVLSFLLSLTSFQHLDPSAVNLEKVCNIIVDQSLKDQVFSKEAGRMCYTIVQAEAKQNSGNVFRRNLLNRLQQEFKEREETRTRSLQEWVCFVTFFCNVFDYLKVNNTPMEALVHPVYDCLMRMAQPEALLNEEEVDCLVLQLHRIGEQLEKMNSQRMDELFFLLRDGFLLQEGLSSMARLLLLEILEFRAGGWLLSGTAQKYYYSEIAD